A single Carassius carassius chromosome 3, fCarCar2.1, whole genome shotgun sequence DNA region contains:
- the LOC132113862 gene encoding ubiquitin-associated protein 1-like gives MSGLDEVTFKIHLGFLEDVKEEAELITAPEIVLPDYLKILQETEYVFSLENWVLMGLQGGYPTLNPRSSCEPSATCPPYWMMFSSPQESRLASRWSSDFWEPNPRPRSRSLNAAHYRTMNARVKFTISDSEDEEFTEEDGAALPGGEAQSKWGGMGLPRQGPGLKDLPTCGSSNFLKLPSPCSLAAQHQETLSSHCRHNSPRRNFNRSQSSAGHTSASPNNLQSECINNPTPKAQGSSSSPAPSRPLNSHAAILDSSVELLSALSPEERELLAAVTERGYPLRTAIIALQKTGQQSPEQILSYMVACDRLCELGYDEAQVEEALEMFQNCETKAEEFLHLLAQFHEMGFQQNAIKEVLLVHENHRERALEELMTRVA, from the exons ATGTCCGGTCTGGATGAGGTGACCTTTAAGATCCATCTTGGCTTTCTTGAGGATGTTAAAGAGGAGGCTGAGCTCATCACAGCTCCAGAAATCGTTTTGCCTGACTACCTGAAGATATTACAGGAAACTGAG TATGTCTTTAGCCTGGAGAACTGGGTTCTTATGGGTCTCCAGGGCGGCTATCCAACCCTCAATCCCCGCTCTTCCTGTGAGCCTTCGGCCACCTGTCCTCCATACTGGATGATGTTCAGCAGCCCTCAGGAGAGCAGGTTAGCCAGCCGCTGGAGCAGTGACTTTTGGGAGCCCAACCCTCGTCCCCGCAGCCGCAGCTTAAACGCGGCCCACTACCGCACGATGAACGCTCGAGTCAAATTCACTATCTCTGACTCAGAAGATGAAGAGTTTACAGAAGAGGATGGTGCCGCTCTTCCTGGCGGTGAAGCACAGTCCAAGTGGGGTGGTATGGGTTTGCCAAGACAGGGGCCAGGGTTGAAAGATTTGCCTACTTGTGGATCGTCAAACTTCCTCAAGCTGCCTTCACCTTGCAGCCTCGCCGCACAGCACCAGGAGACGTTGTCTTCCCACTGCAGGCATAACTCACCCAGAAGAAACTTCAATAGGAGTCAGAGCTCTGCTGGTCATACTAGTGCATCTCCCAACAACCTGCAGTCTGAATGCATTAACAACCCCACCCCTAAG gCCCAGGGTTCATCCTCCTCCCCGGCGCCATCACGGCCTCTCAATTCCCACGCTGCCATCCTGGACTCTTCAGTGGAGCTGCTCTCTGCTCTCAGCCCAGAGGAGAGGGAGCTGCTGGCGGCCGTGACCGAGCGGGGCTACCCTCTCCGTACGGCCATCATCGCCCTCCAGAAAACTGGCCAGCAGAGTCCAGAGCAG ATCTTGAGTTATATGGTGGCGTGTGATCGGTTATGTGAACTTGGCTACGATGAAGCTCAGGTGGAAGAAGCACTTGAGATGTTTCAGAACTGTGAGACTAAG GCCGAGGAGTTCCTTCACCTTCTTGCTCAGTTTCATGAAATGGGCTTCCAGCAGAACGCCATTAAAGAGGTTCTTCTGGTGCATGAGAACCACAGAGAGCGAGCACTGGAGGAGCTCATGACCCGTGTGGCCTGA